The Melospiza melodia melodia isolate bMelMel2 chromosome 19, bMelMel2.pri, whole genome shotgun sequence genome includes the window TCCAAGGGTCTCCCCAGAGCTGAACTGTGCCGAGGGGAATTGGTGCAAGGTATTGCTTGTAGGTATAAATccggcttgtggcttggacactTAATGTGCTGCCTGATGAATGCAGGCAATCATCACAGTGCTCATTTACTTAAGCAGTCTTTGTCATGGAGCGGGGAGTGTGGCTGTGACCTggctgcccctgctcagccctgtggccTTTCTGTCCCACAGGTGTGTGACAAAGTGGCCATGTCTGTGTACAATGAGCTCCAGACGTACATCCGGACACTGCCAGGTACTGGGGGGCTGTGTGTGGATTTAGGAGCAGTTCTTCCCAGTTTACCCAGCCATGAGGAATGTTTTGCTTTGTGTCCTGGTGTTAAGGCACCCAAGCTGGGAGCTGGACAGCATATTCTGAGCAGACACAAATCGCTGTGTGTCTTGTCTGGCTGtgggaattccttcaggatttgtgCCCATGGACTTGGGAGGCTCGGACTGCTTTAGCTGGGGACCCTGGCTACTCCTCAGGTCAAGGAGATGGTTTACATCGCTGAGAAATATTGAGGAGGAAAATAGTTTATTCCCTTCTAAATAGAAGCAAGCAGAGGAGCAGTTGGTAGTGAATTGATGCACCAGGAAGCCCAGTCATGGCACTGCCCAGATGCCAGTAGAGACCATCTGCTCCCAGCTTTCCTGACCATCTCCTTACTCATCTCTCTTCCTTGTGTTTGCAGTCACAGCCAGTATAGATGACAAGATTGGGATTGATTATTCCTTGGTTGCACCCCCAAGAGCTACACCCAAGTCCCTAGATGCAGACCTGAAGGTgagaagcagccctgggaacCATTGATTTGGCAATGCCATTGCCAAAGGCAGGTGACAGCCAAGGTGACAGCAGGTGACAGACATTGGTACCTGCTGCAAATGCTTTTTGCCAGCCTGAGTCAGCAGGTGAGCCCCAGTGCTATTTGCAGCCCTTCTCCatgtctctccctcctcccagggTGAATTCTACTCCCTGGCCCACCGCTCCCCCGTGCCTTTCTCACCGCTGCCACTGGCCTTCCCCTCGGATCACGAGCGCATGGTTTACTTTGGAGCCTCCAGCTACTTCTTCAACACAGCTGGCATTGCCTACCATGAGGCTGGGGCACTGGTCTTTGAAATCACAGAGGCCATGGTGAGTGGCACgagtggcacagggctgggaaagaGGTTCCATTTGCGGAGgagctctgggagcagccagcaATCCTGGAGAAGCCCCAGTGAGAGagctgggggctgtgggatgaGGCTGTCAGATATGGCAGCATGTGGGGATGCCGTGGGCTCCTCTATGCCCCATTGCCCCAGTGTGACAATCCTCTCCCTGCAGATCCCAAAGGATGTAGAATTCAAGCTGAACACCTCTGTCTTCTCAGCCTTCATTCCCCAGGTGAGCAATCTGGCcatgcctgcccagagctcctgcacacACAGGCTTTGCTCTGTGCCAGGTGTTCTCCCCTCAGGACTGGGGGCTTGTGCCATCATTCCCACCCTCTCCTTACTCCCAAACAGCTGGAGGAGAAATATCCAAACATGCCAATGAAGTTCAGGGCATCCACTCCCACTGCTCCATTCCTGACTGTTGGAGAAGGAGGAATCTCATTCCAGCCCATTGTGGATGTCCAGGCTTATGCCATCCTTCCCAACTCAAGGCTGGCtcctctcttcctcctcagcCTGGTGAGTTCAGACTGTGGTGCTGGGGCAGAAGGGATTTTGAGCTGTGCCCTGTCCTGTTGCCCAGATCCTGCCAGGGGAGCTGCCAGGTGCTGTCCAGGCACAGTGAGGCTGTCCCCAGGTGAACAATTCCTGAGCTGACAAATGCCAGGTTTAATGCTGGATGCAGACACGCCCCTGGATGGGCAGTGGTGTGTTTCAGCTGGTCAGAGCCGTTCCCCTGGTGTCTGCTTTGGGCTGAGGTGGGGTGAgcactgccagagctctgtgctctCTCCCCAGACAGGGAACGTGTCCGCTGTCATCAACGTGAGATCCGGCCGCATTGTTGGGAGCCTGGATGTGGGCAGGTACAGAGGGCAGCAGCCACTGCCTGGGCAGGGGGTGGCTGGGGGTCTTTCTGCTTTGGGTGCCCAGGGCCAGAGAGGGGATGGGAAGGTGTCTGGGATGTGGGCTTGCTGTGCAGGGAAGGAATGAGCTGGGGCTGGAGGGAGTGGGACCTGCATGGCCATGGGTGGGTGGAATCGCTCCCTCCCTGGGCACATCCTCCACAGCACCActtctgtccctgtgcaggatcagGCTCTCTCTGAAGGATTCAGCTGTTGGCACTTTCCAGGTAAGCTCTCCTTGACCACAAGCAGAGCCCCCAGCATGGAGCTGGCAGCCTGCTGGGGGCAAGGACAGAGAGTCATTCCCCGCTGCCTCCCAACATGGGACCCCACACTGATCCTGCAGCCACCTCCTGCCTCAGCCTGCAAGGCTGGGAAGGGATGTGGAGCCTGATCCATTGCTGCTCTCACCCCAAACATTTCCCACACTGCCACAGGGAGCAGACAAAGCTGCTGGTCTCTGGCAAAGTGTGTGCCCATTCCACTCTTTATCTCCTTTTTCTAATTATCCTGAAGTACCTGCATGTCTCCTGTCCTGCAGGCTAAAgcttttccttcctctctccccACTACCCAGGTACGAATGATGCAGTCCTTAATAAACATCCTGACTTCCAGTACGCTGCTCCCACGTCTCAATGGTGAGAACCTACTGAGGGGAATGGGGTTGCTGGAGCACCCTCCACTCAGGTTGCTCCATCCAAGGGGTCCCAGCTCACTCATTAAATCCTCCTTGCCAAGGCTGATGCAGGGCAAAGTGCGTGCAGGAGGCGGCAGTGAAGCGGAGGGAGCCTCTTGCTGCTCTGACAGGCTCCCAGCAGCAAACGCAATGGAAAATATGAGCCCTGTGCAGATCCTAATGCTTTCCAGACCCTCTCCCCgaatccctgcatcccctgcctCGCCAGCAGCTCAGACCAGAGTGGGGCTGGTGGCAGGAGTggccaagggggctgtcctggcacAACAGGCAGCCCTTCTGTGGAGCTTGGCAGGAgtttcctctgcctgccccaggagcagtggaggagaggaaagggctgggggaaggagggggacaCCTTCTCTGAGTGCTCTGCGCTCCCTTGACTCCCATTGCCATCCCAATGCAGACACATGTGTTGTCTTTTCCAGCCCGCTTAGATGAGGGCTTCCCTCTGCCACTTCTGGACAGAATTCAGCTCTCCAATATCCTTGTGAGGTTCCACCAGGTGAGTGAGAGGGAGCAGCCGGCTCCAGCTGGGGCCCATCTGCTGCATACAAAGCCCTGCTGACCAGCACAGCCTCCAAATCCAGTTCCCCCAGCTGTGCTGGAAAGTGATGAATGGGAGGGTGCTCTTCACTGAGATCCCAATGGCCCCGCAGCAAACCAGAGCACATGTCCCAATCCCTTCTGCCTTCAGggatgtgctgggtgctgggcagTGCAGCTGCCAGGGCCCATAGCAGCCCAgcactttctctctttctcccagAATTTCCTGCTGCTTGGAGCAGACGTTCGCTTCCAGCCCCGGGGATGAAGATGTGGTGATGAGAGCCCTTCAGCACTAAATCTGCTCCATTCACCACTTTGCCCTTCCCTGCCTGAACTGAAGACCACCAGTCCTGCCACTGTCCTGCACTGCTGCCTGGGCCTGCACCCTCCATGTTCCTGCTATGGCCTCACCTGGTGCTACCATGAGCTgggggtcccgtgcc containing:
- the LOC134426944 gene encoding bactericidal permeability-increasing protein-like isoform X1 codes for the protein MGIQSVAVACGALTLCLALTTATNPGFVVRITQAGLDYAQEQAIASLEKKLAQLKLPDISGDSRVLRVGKVHYELSRLRLRDFHLPYSRITPISNKGLQVSISNAFAELDGDWRVKFLFVSRDHGSFDLRVENIYIKVLLRLGSDTTGKPTISTPDCSAHISKVRVLFSGKLGWLYNLFHSVIERRLRKILEDKVCDKVAMSVYNELQTYIRTLPVTASIDDKIGIDYSLVAPPRATPKSLDADLKGEFYSLAHRSPVPFSPLPLAFPSDHERMVYFGASSYFFNTAGIAYHEAGALVFEITEAMIPKDVEFKLNTSVFSAFIPQLEEKYPNMPMKFRASTPTAPFLTVGEGGISFQPIVDVQAYAILPNSRLAPLFLLSLTGNVSAVINVRSGRIVGSLDVGRIRLSLKDSAVGTFQVRMMQSLINILTSSTLLPRLNARLDEGFPLPLLDRIQLSNILVRFHQNFLLLGADVRFQPRG
- the LOC134426944 gene encoding bactericidal permeability-increasing protein-like isoform X2, translating into MGIQSVAVACGALTLCLALTTATNPGFVVRITQAGLDYAQEQAIASLEKKLAQLKLPDISGDSRVLRVGKVHYELSRLRLRDFHLPYSRITPISNKGLQVSISNAFAELDGDWRVKFLFVRDHGSFDLRVENIYIKVLLRLGSDTTGKPTISTPDCSAHISKVRVLFSGKLGWLYNLFHSVIERRLRKILEDKVCDKVAMSVYNELQTYIRTLPVTASIDDKIGIDYSLVAPPRATPKSLDADLKGEFYSLAHRSPVPFSPLPLAFPSDHERMVYFGASSYFFNTAGIAYHEAGALVFEITEAMIPKDVEFKLNTSVFSAFIPQLEEKYPNMPMKFRASTPTAPFLTVGEGGISFQPIVDVQAYAILPNSRLAPLFLLSLTGNVSAVINVRSGRIVGSLDVGRIRLSLKDSAVGTFQVRMMQSLINILTSSTLLPRLNARLDEGFPLPLLDRIQLSNILVRFHQNFLLLGADVRFQPRG